A section of the Bryobacteraceae bacterium genome encodes:
- a CDS encoding cytidylyltransferase: protein MGSIYSRPDLLAARRCWREQGLTVVFTNGCYDVLHPGHIRTLERARSLGDVLVLALNSDASVRRMKGPARPVIPEKERAALACALEAVDAVTLFDEDTPRELIAELLPDVLVKGSDWSHFVAGREEVEAAGGRVVLLPLEPGYSTTATVEQILERRGWR, encoded by the coding sequence ATGGGATCCATTTATTCGCGGCCGGATCTGCTCGCTGCGCGGCGCTGCTGGCGGGAGCAGGGGTTGACGGTCGTCTTCACCAACGGCTGCTACGACGTTCTTCACCCGGGCCACATTCGAACCCTCGAGCGGGCGCGCTCGCTCGGTGACGTACTGGTGCTCGCGTTGAACAGCGATGCGAGCGTGCGACGGATGAAGGGGCCGGCACGGCCGGTGATTCCGGAGAAGGAACGCGCGGCGCTGGCCTGCGCGCTGGAGGCCGTGGACGCGGTAACGCTGTTTGACGAAGACACGCCCCGGGAGCTGATTGCAGAGCTGCTGCCGGACGTGCTCGTCAAGGGCAGCGACTGGAGCCACTTCGTGGCCGGGCGCGAGGAAGTGGAGGCGGCCGGCGGCCGCGTGGTCCTGCTGCCGCTGGAGCCCGGCTATTCGACCACGGCCACGGTGGAGCAGATCCTCGAGCGGCGGGGATGGCGATGA
- a CDS encoding amidotransferase 1, exosortase A system-associated has protein sequence MCGIAGFLMRGGERAEERWIRGMGISLAHRGPDGEGYFVEGGVALGHRRLSIIDLESGAQPMANEDGSLVVVFNGEIYNFLELRPELERQGHVFRTRSDTEVLLHLYEELGETMPERLNGMFAFAIWDKRRRELFLARDRFGKKPLYYLLDHGPYRFAFASEPKALLALPGVSREVQPQSVADFLAFSYVPEPRSIFRAIRKLPAGTSMTVSGDQLRERRYWRLHFHGRDQRWEEAVEQIDGLASDAVRQRLMSDVPLGAFLSGGVDSGAVVAYMARHAPGRVRTFSIGFSERAYDETRYARLVASRYETDHCEHRVEPQILEMFDVLAEHFDEPFGDASAIPTLYLARMTRQYVTVALSGDGADEVFAGYRRYRHAVAEERIRRKFPQFFRQTFFRLAGQIYPKFDYLPQIFRAKTFLTNLSLELAGAYFQSMTVFRGEALARALGPALRGLMDGHDPRRWFEERFAAHRELGPLEQLQAVDVETYLPGDILVKADRATMAWSLEARSPWLDYRLAELAAGLPANWKISGLQGKYIFKKTLEPLLPAEILWRPKMGFVMPLREWFRRELRPVFEREVLGGTDTGLIERSEAKRLLEEHVSGLHNRDRQLWNLLVLQRWARRWGGL, from the coding sequence ATGTGCGGCATTGCGGGATTCCTGATGCGCGGCGGAGAGCGCGCCGAAGAGCGTTGGATTCGCGGCATGGGCATCAGCCTGGCTCACCGCGGACCCGATGGCGAGGGCTATTTTGTCGAGGGCGGCGTGGCTCTGGGCCACCGGCGACTGAGCATCATTGACCTGGAATCGGGCGCGCAGCCGATGGCCAATGAAGACGGCAGCCTTGTGGTGGTCTTCAACGGCGAGATCTATAATTTCCTCGAACTTCGGCCGGAGCTGGAGCGGCAGGGGCACGTCTTTCGCACGCGCAGCGACACCGAAGTCCTGCTGCACCTCTATGAAGAGCTCGGCGAGACCATGCCGGAGCGGCTGAACGGGATGTTCGCCTTCGCCATCTGGGACAAGCGCCGGCGCGAGCTGTTCCTGGCGCGGGACCGGTTCGGCAAGAAACCGCTGTATTATCTGCTGGACCATGGCCCGTACCGGTTTGCCTTCGCCAGCGAACCGAAGGCGCTGCTGGCGCTGCCGGGAGTCAGCCGCGAGGTGCAGCCGCAAAGCGTGGCCGATTTCCTCGCCTTCAGTTACGTGCCGGAACCGCGGTCCATCTTCCGCGCCATCCGCAAGCTGCCGGCCGGGACGTCGATGACCGTTTCCGGCGATCAGCTCCGCGAGAGGCGCTACTGGCGGCTCCACTTTCACGGCCGGGATCAACGGTGGGAAGAGGCGGTGGAGCAGATCGACGGGCTGGCATCCGATGCCGTGCGGCAGCGGCTGATGAGCGACGTGCCGCTGGGCGCGTTCCTGAGCGGGGGCGTGGATTCGGGCGCGGTCGTGGCCTACATGGCGCGACACGCGCCGGGCCGCGTGCGCACCTTCTCGATCGGCTTCAGCGAGCGGGCCTATGATGAGACGCGATATGCGCGCCTGGTGGCTTCGCGCTACGAGACCGACCACTGCGAGCACCGGGTGGAGCCGCAGATCCTCGAGATGTTCGATGTGCTGGCCGAGCACTTTGACGAGCCCTTCGGCGACGCCTCGGCGATTCCCACGCTCTATCTGGCGCGGATGACGCGGCAGTATGTCACCGTGGCGCTTTCAGGGGACGGCGCCGACGAGGTCTTCGCCGGTTACCGGCGCTACCGCCACGCGGTGGCCGAAGAGCGGATCCGGAGGAAATTCCCGCAGTTTTTCCGCCAGACATTTTTCCGTCTCGCCGGGCAGATATATCCGAAATTCGACTATCTCCCGCAGATATTCAGGGCCAAGACGTTCCTGACCAATCTCAGCCTGGAACTGGCCGGCGCGTATTTTCAGTCGATGACCGTTTTTCGCGGCGAAGCGCTCGCCCGCGCACTCGGGCCGGCGCTGCGCGGCCTGATGGACGGACACGACCCGCGGCGCTGGTTCGAGGAACGTTTTGCGGCCCACCGCGAGCTGGGCCCGCTCGAACAACTTCAGGCGGTGGACGTGGAGACCTACCTGCCTGGCGACATTCTGGTCAAAGCGGACCGGGCAACGATGGCGTGGTCGCTCGAGGCGCGCTCGCCGTGGCTTGACTACCGCCTGGCGGAGCTGGCTGCCGGTCTGCCGGCGAACTGGAAAATCTCGGGATTACAGGGCAAATACATTTTCAAAAAAACGCTGGAGCCGCTGCTGCCGGCGGAAATCCTCTGGCGGCCCAAGATGGGTTTTGTCATGCCGCTCAGGGAGTGGTTCCGGCGGGAATTGCGCCCGGTTTTTGAGCGGGAGGTCCTGGGCGGGACCGACACGGGACTCATCGAGCGGAGCGAAGCGAAGCGGCTGCTGGAGGAGCACGTCTCCGGCCTGCACAACCGCGACCGGCAACTGTGGAACCTGCTGGTGCTGCAACGCTGGGCGCGGCGTTGGGGCGGCCTGTAG
- a CDS encoding EpsI family protein yields MPNPVDHVSSPPVRRAAIWLSLLLIGQAAAWHLLPKTETPFTARPLREFPAQIDGWRLVEEHEIDPEVQRVLRADDTLSRTYVRSGSPVPVNFFVAFFRTQTSGAAPHSPKNCLPGSGYAPVDSGAVRIPAGRAGEVEVNRYIVARGDARSVVLYWYQTPARIVASEFAAKFWLVADSIRYRRSDTSLVRIVVPMAGGADADAEARAFATAVLPVLSEFLPRLETRAGG; encoded by the coding sequence ATGCCAAACCCCGTTGATCATGTTTCCAGCCCGCCTGTTCGCCGTGCCGCCATCTGGCTGAGCCTCCTGCTCATCGGCCAGGCAGCCGCCTGGCATCTGCTGCCAAAGACCGAGACGCCTTTCACCGCCCGGCCGCTGCGCGAATTTCCCGCGCAGATCGACGGCTGGCGCCTTGTGGAAGAGCATGAAATCGATCCTGAAGTGCAGCGGGTGCTGCGCGCGGATGACACTCTCAGTCGGACATACGTCCGCTCTGGCTCGCCCGTGCCTGTCAACTTTTTCGTCGCATTCTTCCGAACGCAGACGTCCGGGGCGGCGCCGCATTCCCCGAAAAACTGCCTGCCTGGCTCCGGCTATGCGCCGGTCGATTCGGGCGCCGTGCGCATCCCGGCCGGGCGGGCGGGCGAAGTGGAAGTCAATCGCTACATTGTCGCCCGCGGCGATGCCCGGAGCGTCGTCCTGTACTGGTATCAGACTCCGGCGCGCATCGTGGCCAGCGAGTTCGCCGCCAAGTTCTGGCTGGTGGCCGATTCCATCCGCTACCGCCGCTCGGATACGAGCCTCGTGCGCATTGTCGTGCCCATGGCCGGCGGGGCCGATGCCGACGCTGAAGCACGCGCCTTCGCCACCGCCGTGCTGCCCGTGCTCAGCGAGTTTCTCCCCCGTCTGGAGACTCGCGCCGGCGGATGA
- a CDS encoding epimerase, whose translation MQEGCSCPKRILLTGGAGFIGSHLAEALLGRGCELLILDDLNDYYDPALKRANLASVGRAGPFEFVHGDICDGPLVASLMDRFRPDAVVHLAARAGVRPSLEQPVLYQRVNVEGTAVLLEAARRHGVQRFVFASSSSVYGAASRVPFSEDDPVRFPISPYAASKIAGEALCHVYAHLYGMRVVCLRFFTVYGPRQRPDLAIRKFAEAIAAGRPIPVYGDGSTGRDYTYIDDIVAGILAAMQYDAPFDVFNLGNSSPVLLRDMIATLERLLGRQAVMDRQPLQPGDVPITYADIRKARERLGWTPQTPLEEGIRRMAAWLGLIRE comes from the coding sequence ATGCAGGAAGGCTGTTCTTGCCCAAAGAGAATCCTGCTGACCGGCGGCGCCGGCTTCATCGGCTCGCATCTGGCCGAGGCGCTGCTGGGCCGCGGCTGCGAACTGCTGATCCTCGACGACCTCAACGACTACTATGACCCTGCGCTGAAGCGCGCCAATCTGGCGAGTGTCGGCCGCGCCGGCCCGTTCGAATTCGTTCACGGCGATATCTGCGACGGGCCGCTCGTCGCCTCTCTTATGGATCGCTTCCGCCCGGATGCCGTCGTCCACCTGGCTGCGCGCGCCGGCGTGCGCCCGTCACTCGAGCAGCCGGTGCTCTATCAGCGCGTCAACGTGGAAGGGACGGCCGTGCTCCTCGAAGCGGCCCGCCGCCACGGGGTGCAGCGCTTTGTGTTCGCCTCTTCCAGTTCCGTCTACGGGGCGGCAAGCCGCGTGCCTTTCTCCGAGGACGACCCGGTGCGATTTCCCATCTCGCCTTACGCGGCCTCGAAAATCGCCGGCGAAGCGCTGTGCCACGTGTATGCGCACCTGTACGGGATGCGGGTTGTCTGCCTCCGGTTCTTCACCGTGTACGGGCCCCGCCAGCGGCCCGACCTGGCCATCCGCAAGTTCGCCGAGGCCATCGCCGCCGGGCGACCCATCCCCGTCTACGGCGACGGCTCCACCGGCCGCGACTACACCTACATCGACGACATCGTGGCCGGCATCCTTGCCGCCATGCAATACGACGCCCCGTTCGACGTGTTCAATCTCGGCAACTCGAGTCCGGTTCTGCTGCGCGACATGATCGCCACGCTAGAGCGCCTTCTCGGCCGGCAGGCCGTGATGGACCGCCAGCCGCTTCAGCCCGGCGACGTGCCCATCACCTATGCCGACATCCGCAAGGCGCGCGAACGGCTGGGCTGGACCCCACAGACGCCGCTTGAGGAAGGCATCCGCCGCATGGCCGCCTGGCTCGGACTGATTCGGGAATAA
- a CDS encoding exosortase: MKSAANSAVSSAGGQLPQSRRFPWLLTAWIAFLLVAGFYPVLGRMIRDWYIDEDMGHGFFVPAVSAYMIWQRRNELLARRYRPALWGLAVVALGGLLLVLGTLAVEQTVMRGSFLISLWGAVITLGGWALLRDLAFPLLLLVFMIPLPAVIYNQITFPLQLFASQVAETVLSLLGIPVLREGNILELPSQRLSVAEACSGIRSLMSLTYLSLVYGYLFESRFVVRAILLLLTPAIAIFVNALRVTVTGLLSEYDPSLALGAFHSMEGWLMFLLALALLVVCHRALSALAVRYAKPR, from the coding sequence TTGAAATCAGCCGCGAATTCGGCCGTCTCTTCCGCCGGCGGCCAGCTTCCCCAGAGCCGCCGGTTCCCGTGGCTTCTTACGGCCTGGATCGCATTCCTTCTGGTGGCCGGCTTTTATCCAGTGCTCGGGCGGATGATCCGCGACTGGTACATCGACGAAGACATGGGGCATGGATTTTTCGTGCCCGCAGTGTCGGCCTACATGATCTGGCAGAGGAGAAACGAGCTGCTGGCGCGGCGCTACCGGCCCGCCCTGTGGGGGCTGGCCGTCGTTGCCCTGGGCGGCCTGTTGCTTGTCCTGGGCACTCTTGCGGTGGAGCAGACCGTCATGCGCGGCTCGTTCCTGATCTCGCTCTGGGGCGCGGTCATCACGCTCGGTGGCTGGGCTCTGCTCCGCGATCTGGCCTTCCCGCTGTTACTGCTCGTGTTCATGATTCCCCTGCCCGCCGTGATCTACAACCAGATCACCTTCCCGTTGCAGTTGTTTGCCAGCCAGGTGGCGGAGACTGTTCTCAGCCTGCTTGGAATCCCCGTCCTGCGCGAGGGCAACATCCTTGAGCTTCCCAGCCAGAGGCTCTCCGTCGCCGAGGCATGCAGCGGCATCCGGTCCCTGATGTCGCTCACTTACCTCTCGCTCGTTTACGGCTATCTGTTTGAATCCCGGTTCGTGGTGCGGGCCATCCTGCTTCTGTTGACTCCGGCCATTGCCATTTTCGTGAATGCGCTCCGCGTCACCGTGACCGGACTGCTCAGCGAATACGACCCCTCGCTGGCGCTAGGCGCCTTCCACAGCATGGAAGGCTGGCTGATGTTTCTGCTCGCTCTGGCGCTTCTCGTCGTGTGTCACCGCGCCCTGAGCGCCCTGGCGGTGCGATATGCCAAACCCCGTTGA
- a CDS encoding oxidoreductase: protein MSQELSRRSFAKRAAVLAAPAVLPALGANETIRVGVIGTGGRGRYLIERGYEGNSGRFSVEAVCDTYAGNLAKGKDIVATRSGKTPRAYVDYRELLADKGLDAVIIATPEHLHHRMLLDALAAGKHVYVEKPLAHTIEECQDIMKAVARSRSVVQVGTQNRSNSLYQMAKTMIAQGLIGDCHYVRAFWYRNALPNGAPAWRYAIPSDATPENTDWKRFLGSAPERPFSRERYFQWRLYWDYSSGIATDLMVHQTDITAFVMGKGIPDSVVATGGIYRWTENDDRDVPDTWSVLMDYTRDRFHINYSCYLGNARFGYGEQFLGNEGMIEVISRQTLNFYPESYPGVPDKVKARKELSITIPNNDHLAVEAHIRNWLNSIRGIEKPIAPPEAGYQAAIPGFMSVISYREGKKVLWDHKADRYRFA from the coding sequence ATGAGCCAGGAACTTTCCCGACGCAGCTTCGCCAAAAGGGCGGCCGTGCTGGCCGCGCCAGCGGTTCTGCCCGCGCTGGGCGCCAATGAAACGATCCGCGTGGGCGTGATCGGCACCGGCGGGCGCGGCCGCTATCTGATCGAGCGCGGCTACGAAGGCAACAGCGGCCGCTTCTCCGTAGAGGCGGTCTGTGACACGTACGCGGGCAACCTGGCCAAGGGCAAGGACATTGTGGCGACGCGGAGCGGAAAAACGCCGCGGGCGTACGTCGATTATAGGGAGCTGCTGGCAGACAAAGGGCTGGATGCCGTCATCATCGCCACGCCGGAGCATCTCCACCACCGGATGCTGCTGGACGCGCTGGCCGCCGGCAAACACGTCTATGTCGAAAAGCCGCTGGCGCACACCATCGAGGAATGCCAGGACATCATGAAAGCGGTGGCCAGGAGCAGGAGTGTGGTTCAGGTGGGCACGCAGAACCGCTCGAACAGCCTGTACCAGATGGCGAAGACGATGATCGCGCAGGGGCTCATCGGCGATTGCCACTACGTGCGCGCCTTCTGGTACCGCAACGCGCTGCCCAATGGCGCGCCCGCCTGGCGCTATGCGATCCCCTCCGACGCCACCCCGGAAAACACCGACTGGAAGCGGTTCCTTGGTTCGGCGCCCGAGCGGCCTTTCTCGCGCGAGCGTTACTTCCAGTGGCGGCTGTACTGGGACTATTCCAGCGGCATCGCCACGGACCTGATGGTTCACCAGACGGACATCACCGCCTTTGTCATGGGCAAAGGCATCCCGGACAGCGTGGTCGCCACTGGCGGCATCTACCGCTGGACGGAAAATGACGACCGCGACGTCCCCGACACCTGGAGCGTGCTGATGGACTACACGCGGGACCGCTTCCACATCAACTACTCGTGCTACCTCGGCAACGCGCGCTTCGGGTACGGGGAACAGTTCCTGGGAAACGAGGGGATGATCGAGGTCATCAGCCGCCAGACGCTGAACTTTTATCCGGAGTCCTACCCAGGCGTGCCGGACAAGGTGAAGGCCCGCAAAGAACTTTCCATCACGATCCCGAACAACGACCATCTCGCCGTCGAAGCGCACATCCGCAACTGGCTGAACTCGATCCGCGGCATCGAGAAACCAATCGCGCCTCCGGAGGCCGGCTACCAGGCGGCGATCCCCGGTTTCATGAGCGTGATCAGCTACCGCGAGGGCAAAAAGGTCCTTTGGGACCACAAGGCCGACCGGTATCGTTTCGCCTGA
- a CDS encoding glycosyl transferase family 1 gives MNVLSLSTVFPRPDLPRQGLFVARRLQHLAARLPVEVIAPVPLVDLSSGRVSFPTRRTPPCRREGRLRVHHPPWWHPPGLGRWNAVLLARAVEPAATRLRLEFPFDLIDAHFAWPEGVAASELARHFACPYTVTLRGCELVHGKVPSRRREMEQALRRAAAVIAVSRELLEFALELGAVPDRSFLVPNGVDASIFHPQPRELIRARLSMQPHRHHLVSAGHLIPGKGHHRLAALLPELARRGLDVELWILGDPGAGTDQRPHLHALRRELGLEDRVHVLPSVPPEILAQYMSAADLVCLASEREGWPNVVHEALACGTPVVATRVGAVPDLVCSPDFGRVVPPGDDRALAEAIIEALRTPFDRERIARHGASRSWDAVAEEIAGIFEKILAETP, from the coding sequence ATGAACGTGCTCAGCCTTTCGACCGTGTTTCCGCGGCCTGATCTTCCGCGGCAGGGTCTGTTCGTCGCCCGGCGCCTCCAACACCTGGCGGCACGGCTGCCAGTGGAAGTCATCGCCCCGGTGCCGCTTGTGGATCTGAGCTCGGGCCGCGTCTCATTCCCCACGCGGCGCACGCCGCCGTGTCGGCGAGAGGGCCGTCTGCGCGTGCATCATCCGCCCTGGTGGCACCCTCCTGGCCTGGGCCGCTGGAACGCGGTGTTGCTGGCGCGCGCCGTCGAACCGGCCGCGACGCGGCTGCGCCTCGAGTTTCCCTTTGATCTGATTGACGCCCACTTCGCCTGGCCCGAGGGCGTTGCCGCGTCGGAGTTGGCCCGCCATTTCGCATGCCCGTACACTGTCACGCTCCGCGGATGCGAGCTCGTCCACGGCAAAGTGCCCTCGCGCCGCCGGGAGATGGAGCAGGCGCTGCGCCGCGCGGCGGCCGTGATCGCTGTCTCCCGGGAGCTGTTGGAATTCGCTCTTGAACTCGGCGCCGTCCCGGACAGGAGCTTCCTGGTTCCGAATGGCGTCGATGCGTCCATTTTTCATCCGCAGCCGCGAGAACTGATCCGCGCGCGCCTCAGCATGCAGCCGCATCGGCATCATCTTGTTTCCGCCGGCCACCTGATCCCGGGCAAGGGGCATCACCGCCTGGCAGCTCTGCTGCCGGAGCTGGCCAGGCGTGGCCTCGACGTGGAGTTGTGGATTCTGGGCGACCCCGGCGCGGGCACGGATCAGCGGCCGCACCTGCATGCGCTCCGGCGCGAGCTTGGCCTGGAAGACCGCGTCCATGTGCTGCCTTCCGTGCCGCCGGAGATCCTGGCGCAGTACATGAGCGCGGCGGACCTTGTCTGCCTGGCCTCCGAGCGCGAAGGCTGGCCGAATGTCGTTCATGAGGCGCTCGCCTGCGGCACTCCAGTCGTCGCCACCCGCGTGGGTGCCGTGCCGGATCTGGTCTGCTCACCGGATTTCGGCCGCGTGGTTCCACCCGGCGACGACCGCGCGCTGGCCGAGGCCATCATCGAGGCGCTCCGAACGCCTTTTGACCGCGAACGCATCGCGCGGCACGGCGCTTCCCGATCCTGGGACGCCGTGGCCGAAGAAATCGCCGGCATTTTCGAGAAAATTCTGGCTGAGACCCCCTGA
- a CDS encoding peptidoglycan bridge formation protein FemAB yields MSFDVRFLTPADEAAWNAFVHQHPLGSPFHLTHWRDCIQATFGYEPRCLLAEAGGRIRGVLPLFLVRTPLAGRILLSSPFAVYGGMLADSDDSAGALRRRLESLAQEERVQYAELRNAWPEQGSGYHPVRRYVTFTKELQGTEEELLQSIPRKTRASIRKSLQCGLASRRTRSLDDFLRLYLANLRRLGTPAFPRAHFERLLERYGDSCFILEILSGDVVVAAVLTFLFRDQILPYYGASDPRYHALQPNNFMYWDLMRAGLREGFRLFDFGRSKIEKSGSFDFKSHWGMTMRELPYEVLLVRRRQPPDLSPNNPRFELFIQTWRRLPLWLTNRLGPALVKWVP; encoded by the coding sequence ATGAGCTTCGACGTCCGCTTTCTGACACCCGCCGACGAGGCTGCCTGGAACGCCTTCGTGCACCAGCATCCGCTCGGCTCACCCTTCCACCTCACCCACTGGCGCGACTGCATCCAGGCGACCTTCGGCTACGAACCCCGCTGCCTGCTGGCCGAGGCGGGGGGGCGCATCCGCGGTGTGCTCCCGCTATTCCTCGTCCGCACGCCGCTTGCCGGACGCATCCTGCTCAGCTCGCCGTTCGCCGTTTATGGCGGCATGCTCGCTGATTCCGATGATTCGGCCGGCGCCCTGCGGCGGCGTCTGGAATCGCTGGCCCAGGAAGAACGCGTCCAATATGCTGAACTCCGCAACGCCTGGCCGGAGCAGGGCTCCGGCTACCATCCCGTGCGCCGCTACGTGACCTTCACCAAAGAGCTCCAGGGCACGGAAGAAGAACTCCTGCAATCGATCCCCCGGAAGACGCGCGCCTCCATCCGCAAGTCCCTCCAGTGCGGGCTGGCCTCCCGCCGCACCCGCTCTCTTGATGATTTTCTCCGTCTCTATCTGGCCAACCTGCGGCGGCTCGGCACGCCCGCGTTCCCACGGGCCCATTTCGAGCGGTTGTTGGAGCGATACGGCGACTCGTGTTTCATCCTCGAGATTCTTTCCGGCGATGTCGTCGTCGCGGCCGTGCTCACGTTCCTGTTCCGCGATCAGATTCTGCCTTACTATGGCGCCTCCGACCCGCGCTACCACGCGCTTCAGCCGAACAATTTCATGTACTGGGATCTGATGCGCGCCGGGCTGCGCGAGGGGTTCCGCCTTTTTGATTTCGGCCGCAGCAAGATCGAAAAGAGCGGCTCGTTCGACTTCAAGTCCCACTGGGGCATGACCATGCGCGAGCTTCCTTACGAAGTGCTGCTGGTGCGCCGCCGCCAGCCGCCCGACCTCAGCCCCAACAACCCCAGGTTCGAACTGTTCATCCAGACCTGGCGCCGCCTGCCGCTCTGGCTGACCAACCGCCTGGGGCCGGCACTGGTAAAATGGGTTCCCTAA
- the fliW gene encoding flagellar assembly factor FliW, translated as MTSTLDPTPEAQPRSARYAFPAGIPAFETHTRFRLVENPAFAPIVLLESELDPAVRFACAPVALIVENYRLELSEDEMELLGRPADPASLLVLAILTFREGRPPTANLLAPVVLNPATATGVQSVQCGASWPVMYPLREETSCS; from the coding sequence ATGACGTCCACGCTTGATCCGACCCCGGAGGCGCAGCCGCGATCCGCCCGTTACGCCTTCCCCGCAGGCATCCCTGCTTTCGAGACCCACACACGGTTCCGGCTGGTGGAAAATCCCGCCTTCGCGCCGATTGTGCTGCTGGAAAGCGAACTCGACCCCGCCGTGCGCTTCGCCTGCGCGCCCGTCGCGCTGATCGTCGAGAACTACCGGCTTGAGCTCAGCGAGGACGAAATGGAGCTGCTCGGTCGCCCCGCGGATCCAGCCAGCCTTCTCGTGCTGGCGATCCTCACCTTCCGTGAAGGGCGTCCCCCGACTGCCAACCTGCTGGCGCCGGTGGTGCTGAACCCAGCCACGGCCACAGGGGTCCAATCTGTCCAGTGCGGCGCCTCCTGGCCTGTCATGTATCCCCTGCGGGAGGAGACTTCATGCTCGTGA